One genomic segment of Actinopolymorpha sp. NPDC004070 includes these proteins:
- a CDS encoding FAD-dependent oxidoreductase has product MPELNTDVLVVGGGLGGVAAALAASRAGRRVVLTEETDWIGGQLTSQAVPPDENPWIEQFGATATYRELREGIRGYYRRHYPLRARAAADPRLNPGAGRVSKLCHEPRVALAALEAMLAPHRSAGRLTVLLETVPVAAETDGDHVRAVELLDRRTGRHITASAPYVIDATECGDLLALTKTEYVTGAESRDEYDEPHAPAEAAPGNQQGFTFCFAIDHRAGEDHTIDRPETYSFWRDYRPAFWPGPLLGLLAPHPRTLEPVPRTFAPNPDEDPLDITADQSKDGGDLDLWVFRRILARGLHEPGSFDSDITLVNWPMNDFWLGNVVDVDENTVNASLTAARQLSFSLLYWLQTEAPRPDGGTGWPGLRLRGDVTGSADGLAKAPYIRESRRIRAVTTVTENDVSLDVLGPYGRVSHADSVGIGSYHLDLHPSTGGDTYIDLESVPFEIPLGAMIPRRVRNLLPAAKNLGTTHISNGSFRLHPVEWNIGEVAARLAAHCLDTGTEPHQVQGEESRFAEFAQVLDRAGVERRWPDVRGY; this is encoded by the coding sequence ATGCCTGAGCTGAACACGGACGTGCTCGTCGTCGGCGGCGGCCTGGGCGGTGTGGCTGCCGCGCTCGCGGCCTCCCGCGCCGGACGACGGGTCGTCCTCACCGAGGAGACGGACTGGATCGGTGGGCAGCTGACCAGCCAGGCGGTCCCGCCGGACGAGAACCCCTGGATCGAGCAGTTCGGGGCGACCGCGACGTACCGCGAGCTCCGTGAGGGCATCCGTGGCTACTACCGCCGGCACTATCCGCTCCGCGCCCGCGCCGCCGCGGATCCCCGGTTGAATCCCGGCGCGGGGCGGGTCAGCAAGCTCTGCCACGAGCCCCGGGTCGCGCTCGCGGCCCTGGAGGCCATGCTCGCGCCGCACCGCTCCGCCGGCCGCCTCACGGTGCTGCTCGAGACGGTGCCGGTGGCTGCTGAGACCGACGGCGATCACGTCCGCGCGGTCGAGTTGCTGGACCGGCGTACGGGCCGGCACATCACCGCATCCGCGCCGTACGTCATCGACGCCACCGAGTGCGGCGACCTGCTGGCGTTGACGAAGACGGAGTACGTCACCGGCGCGGAGTCACGAGACGAGTACGACGAACCGCACGCACCGGCCGAAGCCGCGCCGGGAAACCAGCAGGGATTCACGTTCTGCTTCGCGATCGATCACCGAGCCGGGGAGGACCACACCATCGACCGGCCGGAGACGTACTCGTTCTGGCGTGACTACCGCCCTGCCTTCTGGCCCGGCCCACTGCTCGGGCTGTTGGCACCGCACCCGCGGACGCTCGAGCCGGTCCCCCGCACCTTCGCGCCCAACCCGGACGAGGATCCGCTGGACATCACCGCCGACCAGAGCAAGGATGGCGGCGACCTCGACCTGTGGGTGTTCCGGCGCATCCTCGCCCGCGGACTGCACGAGCCGGGCAGCTTCGACTCCGACATCACCCTGGTCAACTGGCCGATGAACGACTTCTGGCTGGGCAACGTCGTAGACGTCGACGAGAACACTGTCAACGCCAGCCTGACAGCTGCCCGGCAGCTCAGCTTCTCGTTGCTGTACTGGCTGCAGACCGAGGCACCGCGGCCGGACGGCGGGACCGGCTGGCCGGGTCTGCGGTTGCGCGGCGACGTCACGGGATCGGCCGACGGGCTGGCGAAGGCGCCGTACATCCGGGAGTCCCGGCGCATCCGTGCCGTCACCACGGTCACCGAGAACGACGTATCGCTCGACGTGCTCGGGCCTTACGGCCGGGTCTCCCACGCGGACTCGGTCGGCATCGGCAGCTACCACCTCGATCTGCACCCGAGCACCGGCGGGGACACCTACATCGACCTGGAGAGCGTGCCGTTCGAGATCCCGCTCGGAGCGATGATTCCCAGGAGAGTGCGCAACCTGTTGCCGGCTGCGAAGAACCTCGGGACCACCCACATCAGCAACGGCTCGTTCCGGCTGCACCCGGTGGAGTGGAACATCGGCGAGGTCGCCGCCCGGTTGGCGGCGCACTGCCTCGACACCGGAACCGAGCCGCATCAGGTGCAGGGCGAGGAGTCCCGCTTCGCGGAGTTCGCTCAGGTCCTCGACCGGGCCGGAGTCGAACGCCGTTGGCCCGACGTGAGGGGGTATTGA
- a CDS encoding LacI family DNA-binding transcriptional regulator, with product MTSRQPRPRQRDIARVAGVSQATVSLVLNGKPGAVGLAAETVSRVHEAARELGYVADPIAMRLARRQNFLLGVHTFSAAFPVDIENSYYPFLAGVEQQAAARGYDLVLFTGAAPSGDHPARADAVHRLRLADGCILFGRTVPVAEIARLLDDDYPLVYIGRRDELGARLPFVGADYTDASRQVVEHLAALGHERILYVREPDDALASDDREKGVKLGLANVGLTEHAPAFVRSDGSDLTPAWVRRQLEAGVTAFVAETTDVSAAARALTRAIAGAGLRYPSDVSLALLGEYVVPPVDEPAVTGFAVPRREMGRAAADLLIDLLTGASVPPERRQTLMECEFVPGETAGPLPAAHASPQTRTRTGTKNRANHRRGQDA from the coding sequence ATGACGAGCCGCCAGCCGCGGCCCCGGCAGCGCGACATCGCCAGGGTAGCCGGGGTCTCCCAGGCCACCGTTTCCCTTGTGCTGAACGGGAAACCCGGCGCGGTCGGCCTCGCGGCGGAGACCGTCAGCCGGGTCCACGAGGCTGCGCGGGAGCTTGGCTACGTCGCCGACCCGATCGCGATGCGGCTGGCCCGCAGGCAGAACTTCCTGCTCGGCGTACACACCTTCAGTGCGGCCTTCCCCGTCGACATCGAGAACTCCTACTACCCATTCCTCGCGGGAGTGGAACAGCAGGCCGCCGCGCGGGGCTACGACCTCGTCCTGTTCACCGGCGCAGCGCCCAGCGGCGACCACCCGGCGCGCGCCGACGCGGTCCACCGGCTTCGCCTCGCGGACGGCTGCATCCTCTTCGGGCGGACGGTCCCGGTCGCCGAGATCGCCAGGCTGCTCGACGACGACTATCCGCTGGTCTACATCGGCCGCCGCGACGAGCTCGGAGCCCGGCTGCCCTTCGTCGGCGCGGACTACACCGACGCGTCCAGGCAGGTCGTCGAACACCTCGCCGCGCTCGGGCACGAGCGGATTCTCTACGTCCGCGAGCCGGACGACGCGCTCGCCTCCGACGACCGCGAGAAGGGCGTCAAGCTCGGCTTGGCGAACGTCGGCCTGACTGAACATGCTCCGGCATTCGTCCGAAGCGACGGAAGCGACCTCACCCCGGCGTGGGTCCGGCGGCAGCTCGAGGCAGGTGTCACCGCGTTCGTCGCGGAGACCACCGACGTGAGCGCGGCGGCGCGGGCACTCACCCGAGCCATCGCGGGCGCGGGCCTGCGCTACCCCTCCGACGTCTCCCTGGCCCTGCTCGGCGAGTACGTCGTACCGCCAGTGGACGAGCCGGCCGTCACCGGGTTTGCCGTACCCCGCCGTGAGATGGGACGGGCCGCGGCCGACCTGCTCATCGACCTGCTCACCGGAGCGAGCGTCCCGCCGGAGCGCAGGCAAACGCTGATGGAGTGCGAGTTCGTTCCCGGCGAGACCGCGGGCCCTCTGCCAGCCGCCCACGCCAGTCCGCAGACCAGAACCAGGACCGGCACCAAGAACAGAGCCAACCACAGAAGAGGACAAGATGCCTGA
- a CDS encoding D-isomer specific 2-hydroxyacid dehydrogenase family protein, protein MRGITIYGCGHDEAALFRSLAPRFGVRPTITEAGVSEVNVELASGNRCVSIGHRSQVTNPALLALSRVGVKYISTRSIGYNHLDVEYASSLGIAVENVAYSPDSVADYTLMLMLMVIRHAKSTIRRVDARDYRLGDVRGKELRDLTVGVVGTGRIGRAVMDRLSGFGCRVLAHDSQPVSDAEYVPLDHLLRRSDIVTLHTPLTPDTHHLLDARRLAKLKPGAFVINTGRGSLLQTEALLSALEKGELGGAALDVLEGEEGVFYADCRDKPIQGLPLSRLQQLPNVLVSPHIAYYTDHALSDTVENSLANCLSFESGERHE, encoded by the coding sequence ATGAGGGGAATCACGATCTATGGATGCGGCCATGACGAGGCCGCGCTGTTCCGGTCGCTGGCGCCGCGGTTCGGCGTGCGGCCGACCATCACCGAGGCAGGGGTGTCCGAAGTCAACGTCGAGTTGGCATCCGGAAACCGATGCGTCAGCATCGGCCACAGGTCTCAGGTGACGAATCCCGCCCTTCTCGCGCTCAGCCGGGTCGGCGTGAAGTACATCTCCACAAGGAGCATCGGCTACAACCATCTCGACGTGGAGTACGCGAGCAGCCTCGGCATCGCTGTGGAGAATGTCGCCTACTCACCCGACAGCGTGGCCGACTACACGCTCATGCTGATGCTGATGGTGATACGCCACGCGAAGTCCACCATCCGCCGGGTGGACGCGCGCGACTACCGCCTGGGCGACGTACGCGGGAAGGAGCTGCGCGACCTGACGGTCGGCGTGGTCGGGACAGGGCGCATCGGCCGGGCGGTCATGGACAGGCTGAGTGGCTTCGGCTGCCGGGTGCTGGCCCACGACAGCCAGCCCGTGAGCGACGCAGAGTACGTCCCTCTCGACCACCTGTTGCGGCGCAGTGACATCGTCACGCTCCACACACCGCTCACCCCGGACACCCATCACCTTCTGGACGCTCGGCGCCTCGCGAAGCTCAAGCCCGGTGCGTTCGTCATCAACACCGGACGCGGATCGCTTCTGCAGACCGAGGCGCTGCTCTCGGCGCTGGAGAAGGGTGAACTGGGCGGCGCGGCGCTGGACGTTCTCGAAGGGGAAGAGGGAGTCTTCTACGCCGACTGCCGGGACAAGCCCATCCAAGGCCTGCCGCTGTCGCGCCTGCAGCAACTGCCGAACGTGCTCGTCAGCCCACACATCGCGTACTACACCGACCACGCCCTGAGCGACACCGTGGAGAACAGTCTCGCCAACTGCCTGAGCTTCGAAAGCGGGGAACGTCATGAATAG
- the vanA gene encoding D-alanine--(R)-lactate ligase has translation MNRLRIGIIFGGTSEEHPISVKSAREIARNLDPRKYEPFWIGITTGGTWRLCDGPDAGWEDDGSHPAMLSPDRSVHGLLVLKHRRYTAIRLDVVLPVLHGRSGEDGAMQGLLELSGIPYVGCDVQSSAVCMDKSLAYTVAGSAGIATPNFWTVTTNDKPDPEQFTYPVFVKPARSGSSFGVSKATCAEELPGAVETARRYDSKVLIEEAVTGSEVGCAVLGDDLELVTGEPDRIALSHGFFRIHQERRPESGSENSTPIVPADIPAESRRAVQETAREIYRRLGCRGLARVDMFLKDDGTVVLNEVNTFPGMTSYSRYPRMMAAAGLPLAEVIDRIVSFALPGRIR, from the coding sequence ATGAATAGGTTGAGGATCGGCATCATCTTCGGGGGAACGTCGGAGGAGCATCCCATCTCCGTCAAGTCCGCACGGGAGATCGCGAGGAACCTCGATCCGAGGAAGTACGAGCCGTTCTGGATCGGGATCACGACGGGCGGCACATGGAGACTTTGTGACGGGCCCGACGCGGGCTGGGAGGACGACGGCTCGCACCCGGCGATGCTGTCACCGGACAGAAGCGTGCACGGCCTGCTCGTCCTGAAGCACAGGCGCTACACGGCCATCAGGCTGGATGTCGTACTCCCCGTTCTGCACGGCAGGTCAGGTGAGGACGGTGCGATGCAGGGTCTGCTGGAGCTGTCCGGCATCCCCTACGTCGGTTGCGATGTCCAGAGCTCGGCCGTGTGCATGGACAAGTCCCTTGCCTACACCGTGGCCGGCAGTGCGGGGATCGCGACGCCGAACTTCTGGACCGTCACAACGAACGACAAGCCTGACCCCGAGCAGTTCACCTACCCCGTCTTCGTGAAGCCGGCGCGTTCGGGATCGTCGTTCGGCGTCAGCAAGGCGACGTGCGCAGAGGAACTGCCGGGTGCGGTGGAGACCGCGAGGCGGTACGACTCGAAGGTGCTGATCGAGGAGGCGGTCACCGGCAGCGAGGTCGGCTGCGCCGTACTGGGTGACGACCTGGAGTTGGTGACCGGCGAGCCGGATCGCATCGCCCTGTCCCACGGCTTCTTCAGGATCCATCAGGAGAGACGGCCCGAGAGCGGCTCGGAGAACTCGACTCCGATCGTCCCCGCTGACATTCCGGCCGAGTCGCGCCGGGCCGTACAGGAGACGGCAAGGGAGATCTACCGCAGGCTGGGATGCCGCGGGCTGGCCCGCGTGGACATGTTCCTGAAGGACGACGGAACGGTCGTCCTCAACGAGGTCAACACCTTCCCCGGCATGACGTCCTACAGCCGTTACCCAAGAATGATGGCGGCCGCCGGCCTGCCGCTCGCCGAGGTGATCGACCGGATCGTGTCGTTTGCGCTGCCC